Proteins from one Candidatus Glassbacteria bacterium genomic window:
- a CDS encoding ferritin family protein — MKTTSASDICGEDEMDIFDYAMQMEKDGEDYYREIAGSIDDPGIKKILGMLADEEVKHYEILHEMKSRTPHIGQTESLQNTKNIFAEMKESGADISANRGQVELYKKAQDLEKKSREFYEAKCAEVDSDAQKDLLLKIAEEEKRHFVILENIIQFVTRPDSYLDNAEFENIEPY, encoded by the coding sequence ATGAAGACGACTTCGGCTAGCGACATTTGTGGGGAGGATGAGATGGATATTTTTGACTACGCAATGCAAATGGAAAAAGATGGAGAGGATTACTACCGCGAGATCGCCGGCAGTATCGACGATCCGGGTATCAAGAAGATTTTAGGCATGCTGGCCGACGAGGAAGTTAAACACTACGAGATCCTGCATGAAATGAAAAGCCGTACGCCGCATATCGGGCAGACCGAGAGTCTGCAGAACACGAAAAATATCTTCGCCGAGATGAAAGAATCAGGCGCCGATATCAGCGCCAACCGCGGCCAGGTGGAGCTCTACAAGAAAGCCCAGGATCTGGAGAAAAAGAGCCGGGAATTTTACGAAGCTAAATGCGCGGAAGTCGATTCGGACGCGCAGAAAGATCTGCTGCTGAAAATAGCCGAAGAAGAGAAGCGGCATTTCGTGATCCTGGAAAACATCATCCAGTTCGTCACCCGGCCGGACAGCTATCTCGATAACGCCGAGTTCGAAAACATCGAGCCGTATTAA
- a CDS encoding menaquinone biosynthesis decarboxylase: protein MAYRDQQEFIGLLEKEGELRRISHPVSPDLEITEIATRVMHGTGPALLFENVTGSSLPVSINLLGSKRRMALALGVDDVEEVAGRIDDLLDTKVPESLMGKLAMLPRLVELTRYPPKSVGKGPVQEVVLEGDDVDLGQLPVLTCWPRDGGPYFTLPQVITKDPENGMRNVGMYRMQVFDRNTTGMHWHIHKHGAQHFEKARRLGRKLEVAVALGGDPALTYASTAPLPDTIEEYLFAGFLRRAPVELIPARTVDLEVPAHADMVLEGYVDPDEPLRKEGPFGDHTGYYSLEDDYPVFHVQAITMRRDAIYPATVVGPPPMEDYWMGHATERIFRPLLKLVVPELVDYHMPPEGVFHNLVFVSIRKRYPGQAFKVMHSLWGQGLMMLAKVLVVLDEDVDVTNPREAWWAALNNIDPRRDTIFTPGPVDALDHASSLPHYGTKMGIDGTRKLPGEGFRRPWPDKIEMSEEIKRKVDGMWKELGLD, encoded by the coding sequence ATGGCATATCGAGACCAACAAGAGTTTATCGGGCTGCTGGAAAAAGAGGGCGAGCTGCGCCGGATATCCCATCCGGTCAGTCCCGATCTGGAGATAACCGAAATAGCCACCCGCGTGATGCACGGCACAGGTCCGGCCCTGCTGTTCGAGAATGTCACCGGCAGCAGCCTGCCGGTCTCGATCAACCTGTTGGGCAGCAAACGCAGGATGGCGCTGGCCCTGGGCGTGGATGACGTGGAGGAGGTGGCCGGGCGGATCGACGATCTGCTGGACACCAAGGTGCCGGAATCGCTGATGGGCAAGCTGGCGATGCTGCCCAGGCTGGTTGAGCTGACCAGATACCCGCCCAAATCAGTGGGCAAGGGACCGGTGCAGGAGGTGGTGCTCGAGGGCGATGATGTCGATCTGGGCCAACTGCCGGTGCTCACCTGCTGGCCCCGGGACGGCGGCCCGTATTTTACCCTGCCGCAGGTAATCACCAAAGACCCTGAAAACGGCATGCGTAACGTGGGCATGTACCGCATGCAGGTGTTCGACCGCAACACAACCGGCATGCACTGGCATATCCACAAGCACGGGGCGCAGCATTTCGAGAAAGCGCGGCGGCTGGGGCGGAAGCTGGAGGTGGCGGTCGCCCTGGGCGGCGACCCCGCGCTGACATACGCCTCCACCGCGCCGCTGCCGGACACGATCGAGGAGTACCTGTTCGCCGGGTTCCTGCGCCGCGCGCCGGTTGAGCTGATACCCGCCAGAACAGTCGATCTGGAAGTCCCGGCCCACGCGGACATGGTCCTGGAGGGTTATGTCGATCCGGATGAACCCTTGCGCAAAGAGGGTCCGTTCGGCGACCACACCGGTTATTACAGCCTCGAGGACGACTACCCTGTGTTCCATGTCCAGGCGATAACCATGCGCCGCGATGCGATTTATCCGGCCACGGTGGTGGGGCCGCCGCCGATGGAGGACTACTGGATGGGCCACGCCACCGAGCGGATTTTCCGGCCTCTGCTCAAGCTGGTTGTCCCCGAGCTGGTCGATTACCACATGCCGCCTGAGGGTGTGTTCCACAACCTGGTGTTCGTCTCTATCCGCAAGCGCTACCCGGGGCAGGCGTTCAAGGTGATGCACAGTCTGTGGGGCCAGGGGCTGATGATGCTGGCCAAGGTGCTGGTGGTGCTCGACGAGGATGTCGACGTGACCAACCCCCGGGAAGCCTGGTGGGCCGCGCTGAACAATATCGACCCCCGGCGCGACACGATATTCACCCCCGGCCCGGTCGACGCGCTGGACCACGCATCGAGCCTGCCCCACTATGGGACCAAGATGGGGATCGACGGCACCCGCAAGCTGCCCGGGGAAGGTTTCCGCAGGCCGTGGCCGGACAAGATCGAGATGAGCGAGGAGATTAAGCGTAAGGTGGATGGGATGTGGAAGGAGCTTGGGCTTGACTGA
- a CDS encoding 4-hydroxybenzoate octaprenyltransferase: MGCGRSLGLTEWPEPPGGKAGLYSSLVMLPHTVFALPFALTAVVLASYENSVTVTEILLIVAAFTGARSAALGFNRLIDHRVDARNPRTQGRPLPAGRLSRTEAWLFVAGSITVFELAAWLLGPLPFLLSPLALAVVLLYSVTKFFTAASHLVLGLALSIAPLGAWIAVTGSLGAGVVVLAGAVVCWVAGFDVIYSLQDERFDRAEGLHSIPARLGCKGALWVSRALHVAAAALLAWVGAFFPVGAFYWLAWAAVASMLVYEHRLVSPEDISRVDAAFFKVNGMVSVLFFALNLLDRVI, translated from the coding sequence ATGGGATGTGGAAGGAGCTTGGGCTTGACTGAGTGGCCGGAACCCCCGGGCGGAAAGGCGGGCCTGTACAGTTCGCTGGTGATGCTGCCGCACACGGTGTTCGCCCTGCCGTTCGCCCTGACAGCGGTGGTGCTGGCGAGCTACGAGAACAGTGTAACGGTCACCGAAATCCTGCTGATCGTGGCCGCCTTTACGGGTGCGCGCAGCGCGGCGCTGGGGTTCAACCGGCTGATCGACCACCGGGTCGACGCGCGCAACCCGCGCACGCAGGGACGCCCCCTGCCCGCTGGCCGCCTCTCCCGGACAGAAGCCTGGCTGTTCGTGGCCGGTTCGATAACTGTGTTCGAGCTTGCGGCCTGGCTGCTGGGTCCTCTGCCGTTCCTGCTCAGCCCGCTAGCGCTGGCGGTGGTGCTGCTCTACAGCGTCACCAAGTTTTTTACCGCGGCCAGCCATCTGGTGCTGGGCCTGGCGCTTTCGATTGCTCCGCTGGGCGCCTGGATCGCGGTGACGGGCTCGTTGGGAGCCGGAGTGGTGGTGCTCGCCGGAGCGGTGGTTTGCTGGGTAGCCGGTTTCGATGTCATCTACTCCCTGCAGGACGAGCGGTTCGACCGTGCGGAGGGATTGCACTCGATTCCTGCCCGGCTGGGCTGTAAGGGAGCGCTATGGGTCAGCCGTGCGCTCCATGTGGCGGCTGCGGCGCTGCTGGCCTGGGTTGGAGCGTTTTTTCCTGTGGGCGCGTTTTACTGGCTCGCCTGGGCCGCGGTGGCCTCGATGCTGGTCTACGAGCACCGGCTGGTGTCCCCGGAGGATATCAGCCGGGTCGATGCGGCTTTTTTCAAGGTCAACGGGATGGTGAGTGTCCTGTTTTTCGCGTTGAATTTATTGGACCGGGTGATTTGA
- a CDS encoding UbiX family flavin prenyltransferase: MENQVTDVGSKKLVVAITGASGAPYAVRLLQVLGKLGVGVELVVSRMGRDLLQREAGIPAGGKLAEHLKSKGIDVTALEVYSEDNLSAPPASGSHPVRGMVVCPCSVKTLSAVAAGACRTLLERAAEVNLKEGRPVVLVLREAPYSLTQIENMRAVTLAGGVVLPASPAFYHNPSSIGDLVDFVVARILDRFGIAHDLTVRWDGDNS; encoded by the coding sequence TTGGAGAATCAAGTGACCGACGTTGGGAGTAAAAAACTGGTCGTGGCGATTACCGGAGCCAGCGGAGCGCCCTACGCGGTTCGTCTGCTCCAGGTGCTGGGTAAGCTTGGGGTTGGAGTGGAGCTGGTGGTCAGCCGCATGGGCAGAGACCTTCTCCAGCGCGAGGCCGGCATTCCGGCCGGCGGCAAACTGGCCGAACATCTGAAGAGCAAGGGTATCGACGTTACCGCTCTGGAAGTATACAGCGAGGACAATCTCAGTGCTCCACCGGCAAGCGGTAGCCATCCGGTACGCGGGATGGTGGTCTGCCCATGCAGCGTCAAAACTCTCAGCGCGGTGGCGGCCGGAGCCTGCCGGACCCTGCTGGAGCGCGCGGCCGAGGTCAACCTCAAGGAAGGCCGACCGGTTGTGCTGGTCCTTCGCGAGGCGCCATACAGCCTGACTCAGATCGAGAACATGCGCGCGGTAACCCTGGCCGGAGGCGTCGTGCTGCCGGCCAGCCCGGCGTTTTACCACAACCCTTCCTCGATCGGCGACCTGGTGGATTTCGTTGTCGCCCGGATCTTGGACCGGTTCGGTATCGCCCATGACCTGACTGTTCGCTGGGACGGAGATAATTCGTAA
- a CDS encoding SDR family oxidoreductase yields the protein MKKAALVTGGAKRMGRVIALRLAGQGWDIVLHYRSSADDAERTANDIRRLGAACHTLRCDLTEMEQVLDLVPRAAEVAENLELLVNNASVFERSEIAATDSALYDSQMAINLRAPFFLLRDFANKCAPGQVINLVDTRIGRDESSYAAYTLSKKALAELTRMAAREFAPELRVNAVAPGLILPPPAGSGEQFAGMARKVPLKATGNPDQIADAVMFLVDSEFITGQVIYVDGGEHLL from the coding sequence ATGAAAAAAGCCGCTTTGGTCACCGGCGGAGCGAAAAGGATGGGTCGCGTGATAGCACTTCGCCTGGCCGGGCAGGGCTGGGATATCGTGCTGCACTACAGGTCATCGGCAGACGATGCGGAGCGGACCGCCAATGATATCCGTCGGCTCGGAGCGGCTTGCCACACCCTGCGCTGCGATCTGACGGAAATGGAACAGGTGCTGGACCTGGTGCCGAGGGCAGCGGAAGTTGCGGAAAACCTGGAGCTGCTGGTAAATAACGCATCGGTTTTCGAGCGCTCGGAGATTGCCGCCACCGATTCCGCCCTGTACGATTCTCAGATGGCGATCAACCTGCGGGCTCCGTTTTTCCTGTTGCGCGATTTTGCGAACAAATGCGCCCCGGGGCAGGTAATCAATCTGGTGGACACCCGGATCGGACGCGATGAATCGTCCTACGCGGCATACACCCTGAGCAAGAAAGCACTGGCCGAACTGACCCGCATGGCCGCCCGTGAATTCGCACCGGAGCTGCGTGTCAACGCCGTGGCCCCGGGCCTGATCCTGCCGCCGCCCGCTGGAAGCGGGGAGCAGTTTGCAGGGATGGCCCGCAAGGTACCGCTGAAAGCTACCGGGAACCCGGATCAGATCGCCGATGCGGTGATGTTTCTGGTGGACAGCGAATTTATCACCGGCCAGGTGATTTACGTCGATGGAGGGGAGCACCTGCTGTGA
- a CDS encoding FolB domain-containing protein — MATVTIKDLCLRCVIGLNDWERKDKQDVVINIEFDFDAERAVAADDGELTVDYKTITKRVIAGVEGSSFKLLESLADLVLRLVMESEGVLRATVEVDKPHSLRFAESVSVTFSAER, encoded by the coding sequence CTGGCAACCGTAACCATCAAGGACCTGTGTCTGCGCTGCGTGATCGGTTTGAACGACTGGGAGCGCAAGGACAAACAGGACGTGGTAATCAATATCGAGTTCGATTTCGACGCGGAGCGGGCCGTGGCCGCCGACGACGGCGAGCTGACCGTGGATTACAAGACAATCACCAAACGGGTGATCGCCGGCGTGGAAGGCAGCAGCTTCAAGCTGCTTGAATCGCTGGCGGACCTTGTTCTGCGGCTCGTGATGGAAAGCGAGGGCGTTCTGCGCGCGACCGTGGAGGTGGACAAGCCCCACAGCCTGAGATTCGCTGAATCGGTATCGGTAACATTCTCAGCCGAAAGGTAA
- the folK gene encoding 2-amino-4-hydroxy-6-hydroxymethyldihydropteridine diphosphokinase, with translation MNTAVVSVGSNIEPERNVRAAKDLLAAGHELVSCSEFVRTEPIGHPEQPDFLNGAFLVRTGLNRRDFRASLKEIENRLGRLRRPDKYAARRIDLDIVVWNGRIVDRDYYTRDFVRSACRQLLPDLENGQG, from the coding sequence ATGAACACCGCGGTTGTCTCGGTCGGATCGAATATCGAGCCGGAGCGAAACGTGCGGGCCGCGAAAGACCTGCTGGCCGCGGGCCACGAGCTGGTGAGCTGCTCGGAGTTCGTACGTACCGAACCGATCGGCCACCCGGAACAGCCTGATTTTCTGAACGGGGCGTTCCTGGTGCGCACCGGCCTGAACCGTCGGGATTTCCGAGCCAGCCTCAAGGAGATCGAAAACCGGCTGGGACGGCTCAGGAGGCCGGACAAGTACGCCGCCCGCCGGATCGACCTGGATATCGTAGTCTGGAACGGCCGGATTGTTGACCGGGACTACTATACGCGCGATTTCGTGCGCAGCGCCTGCCGGCAGCTTCTCCCCGACCTGGAGAACGGTCAGGGTTGA
- the rsfS gene encoding ribosome silencing factor: MARRKKLKTTMSEKKIREMIFEAGELCLEKKALDVVLLDLRKISQMTDYFLITSGYTDIHVRSVSEHVEEQLRERHGIKPWHIEGLENGRWVLLDYVDFVIHIFQPEARAFYQLEKLWIDAVRHEIGSGEEEGAAAQGSEAG; the protein is encoded by the coding sequence ATGGCCCGGAGGAAAAAACTCAAGACCACGATGAGTGAGAAGAAAATCAGGGAAATGATTTTCGAGGCCGGAGAGCTGTGCCTGGAGAAGAAAGCGCTTGACGTGGTCTTGCTCGATCTGCGCAAGATTTCCCAGATGACCGATTACTTCCTGATTACCAGCGGATATACAGACATTCACGTCCGCTCGGTGAGCGAGCACGTGGAAGAGCAGCTGCGCGAACGTCACGGGATCAAGCCCTGGCATATCGAGGGACTTGAGAACGGGCGCTGGGTGCTGCTCGACTATGTCGATTTCGTGATCCACATTTTTCAGCCCGAGGCGCGGGCGTTCTACCAGTTGGAGAAGCTGTGGATCGACGCCGTGCGGCACGAGATCGGCAGCGGCGAGGAGGAGGGAGCGGCGGCGCAGGGCAGTGAAGCGGGTTAA
- a CDS encoding endonuclease domain-containing protein, translating to MKIHYNPKLKQFARELRKNSTLAEVLLWQRLRNKQFHGLDFHRQKPIDEYVVDFFCPKLKLVIEVDGHSHDLKQAEDEKRQSRLEALGFMVVRLLDSDVKTNLDGVLKALEKKFELARKAGR from the coding sequence ATGAAAATACACTACAACCCCAAGTTGAAGCAGTTCGCTCGGGAACTTCGGAAAAACAGCACTCTGGCGGAGGTTTTGCTCTGGCAGCGTTTGCGAAATAAGCAGTTCCACGGTCTGGATTTTCACCGTCAGAAACCGATCGACGAATACGTAGTAGATTTCTTCTGCCCAAAACTGAAACTGGTTATAGAGGTTGACGGGCACAGCCACGACTTAAAACAGGCAGAAGACGAAAAGAGGCAGTCAAGACTTGAAGCGCTAGGTTTTATGGTGGTCAGGCTGCTGGATTCCGATGTAAAAACCAATCTGGATGGAGTTCTCAAGGCTCTGGAAAAAAAGTTTGAGTTGGCTAGGAAAGCAGGCCGCTGA
- a CDS encoding biopolymer transporter ExbD — MQFSQRHRRKAAINIISLVDVVFLLLIFFMVSATFMDQPALKINLPESGAEPPDSDAPEPMTVYLTSQGELYFGDQMVRVDELPEMFKQSLGEGKPPVLNLKADKEVTHGKVIEVMDLARQSGIEMVTVATERKQQ; from the coding sequence ATGCAGTTCTCCCAGCGCCACAGGCGCAAGGCCGCAATCAACATCATCTCGCTGGTGGACGTGGTGTTCCTGCTGCTGATCTTCTTCATGGTCAGCGCCACGTTCATGGACCAGCCTGCGCTCAAGATCAACCTGCCGGAATCCGGAGCCGAGCCGCCCGATTCCGACGCCCCCGAGCCGATGACCGTTTACCTGACCAGCCAGGGCGAGTTGTATTTCGGCGACCAGATGGTGCGGGTCGACGAACTGCCGGAGATGTTCAAGCAGTCGCTGGGCGAGGGCAAGCCGCCGGTGCTGAACTTGAAGGCGGACAAGGAAGTGACCCACGGGAAAGTGATCGAGGTGATGGACCTGGCGCGCCAGAGCGGGATCGAGATGGTAACCGTGGCCACCGAGAGGAAGCAGCAGTAA
- a CDS encoding MotA/TolQ/ExbB proton channel family protein, which translates to MIELFQQGGVLMYPLAVCSVVALAIIVERSLNLRRSKVIRPDITQVIENIKGPEDLGLAYSICEKNKGPFSSVVLTALEMKKLPKEEIKEAILDTGRQQTRQLERGLAILETVAGISPLLGILGTVMGMIQIFRDITQFGIGQASALAGGIMVALVTTATGLCIGIPALVAYNYFTNKVDGLVMDLEYWAGCLLNKLSGFGLARAVKPGTQRAGR; encoded by the coding sequence ATGATCGAGCTTTTTCAGCAGGGCGGTGTGCTGATGTACCCGCTGGCGGTCTGCTCCGTGGTGGCGCTGGCGATAATCGTGGAAAGATCGCTGAACCTGCGGCGCTCGAAAGTGATCCGCCCGGATATCACCCAGGTGATCGAAAATATCAAGGGACCCGAGGACCTGGGTCTGGCCTATTCGATCTGCGAAAAAAACAAGGGACCGTTCAGCTCAGTGGTGCTGACCGCCCTGGAGATGAAAAAACTGCCGAAAGAAGAGATCAAGGAAGCGATTCTCGACACCGGCCGTCAGCAGACAAGGCAGCTGGAGCGCGGACTGGCGATCCTGGAAACGGTGGCCGGGATCAGCCCGCTGCTGGGTATCCTGGGGACCGTGATGGGCATGATCCAGATCTTCCGCGATATCACCCAGTTCGGGATCGGCCAGGCCAGCGCGCTGGCCGGCGGGATCATGGTGGCGCTGGTCACCACCGCCACGGGCCTGTGTATCGGGATCCCCGCGCTGGTGGCGTATAACTATTTCACCAACAAAGTGGACGGGCTGGTGATGGACCTCGAGTACTGGGCCGGCTGCCTGCTGAACAAGCTCTCCGGCTTCGGCCTGGCCAGGGCAGTCAAACCCGGGACCCAGAGGGCTGGCCGCTGA